The Phaeodactylum tricornutum CCAP 1055/1 chromosome 2, whole genome shotgun sequence DNA window TGGCGTTACTTGCTTGATCAATCCGGATGAGTACACGCATCAAATCACGATCGGCCGCCGCGTCCAACAATCCGTCAATCGGTGACTTATTCCCGTTGCATCCCTTCAGTACCGTCTCCACAATTTTCACGCAGTGCGCACATGTGATCCCATCCACACCGAGTGCAATTTGGATGTCTCCCGTCCCGCTGACAAAAACGACTGGGGTAGTATTGGGATCTCCGTAGCGCCCCGGATCCGCGTACTGTTCATCAGAGCTTGAAACAATGCGTGGCGGCACGGCGGCACCACTACCACGATGCGCGAGTTGCGTCGCGTGCCGATTGACCGCATCCATAACCCCACCCAAGTCTACGTTGCCAGGAATGCACTTGCCTTTGACGTTAATGCGCGGGAAAGTGTTGGAATCGCCCTGCACAGCGGTCTGCAGGCCCCCCGACTCGGCCAATTGACGACGCTGAGCCGCGTGCAAACGCTCGAGAGGTGAGAGTGTCGTATCTGTCAAATCTTCTTCGATTCTTGCCATTGTTGAATGATTCGGATCCGTGGTATTCGTCTCAGAAAAATTGCCGTCGAGCGAAAGTCCGTGCAGcacgttttcgtcgtcccgaaTGCGCTTCTTTTGGTTTTTGCTGCGCATCTTTTCCATTTCCTTCATTTTTCCGTACAGCGTTCGCGGTGGCTGTTCGGAGTCGTTGATCACCAAGCAGTGAGCGAGGGTGTAAAAGTGGCGCGTGTAGCCCTCCACCACGCCATTCATTTTTTCTGTTCCGAGTGCAGCCATGGCGGACCCGCTTTCGCCCTTACGACGATGCTGCCACCAGGTACGAAGCGTAGTGAGACCGAGCTGTATGGCTTCGTTGTCGGCATCCGGACCGAGCCAAGGACTCAGAATGGCTTGGACGTAGGGGTGCGAGAGTCCGGCACGCGGCAAGGGTTCGTAGGGGTACTCGCGGCAGCGACTGCCGTCCAGGTTGAGACCGCCTTCCTTCAATTCGCCATTTTTCTTCTGGGAAGCGAGGCGAGGATCGTTCTCAATGGGGTTGGTGAGCGGATCGGTTTCCGTCACCGGTCTGTTTTCCAGGTCTTCGGGGTCG harbors:
- a CDS encoding predicted protein, translating into MSRRRGEFEHRTSIFEGAFRAWSHLGGLDPEDLENRPVTETDPLTNPIENDPRLASQKKNGELKEGGLNLDGSRCREYPYEPLPRAGLSHPYVQAILSPWLGPDADNEAIQLGLTTLRTWWQHRRKGESGSAMAALGTEKMNGVVEGYTRHFYTLAHCLVINDSEQPPRTLYGKMKEMEKMRSKNQKKRIRDDENVLHGLSLDGNFSETNTTDPNHSTMARIEEDLTDTTLSPLERLHAAQRRQLAESGGLQTAVQGDSNTFPRINVKGKCIPGNVDLGGVMDAVNRHATQLAHRGSGAAVPPRIVSSSDEQYADPGRYGDPNTTPVVFVSGTGDIQIALGVDGITCAHCVKIVETVLKGCNGNKSPIDGLLDAAADRDLMRVLIRIDQASNAKRIAFEAARNLAMVGYTAKAKEMSIVGPGADKKVTMDLGSLSTAFEVVANTDEKDMFDWSVPCTCPDNGVLRSDCSRVFWGLLRSHSQMNKNIFEAFEMREQQVTDYMAGCGMKYGMDCTCGPGCRCKNCPTHSVSEQLHNDPFGMSANDSIQAEFDAIHPQQHHLDDQPIHVDQRLDFFGMGPPTNVSSVPVHAAHMSMGQGPPAVLAFPDSNSRNFMRNSFQGRNSLTGQRNSLTTQRNPSIISFGGPRHMSITSETTFGRAMSGLSALSIDWENLDDFDLEVDHSSHITNQLSSIPSKVNDGGNTRRSSLRRSFVQTPQGGNQSDEAHVSFKV